From Daucus carota subsp. sativus chromosome 6, DH1 v3.0, whole genome shotgun sequence, the proteins below share one genomic window:
- the LOC108224745 gene encoding ras-related protein RABC2a, producing MGSSSGQGGGSNYDLSFKILLIGDSAVGKSSLLLTFISNSVDQDISPTIGVDFKIKQLMVGGKKLKLTIWDTAGQERFRTLTSSYYRGAQGIILVYDVTRRDTFTNLSDVWAKEVDLYSTNQNCVKMLVGNKVDIESERVVSREEGIALAKEHGCLFLECSARTRENVEQCFEELALKIMEVPSLSEEGSSVVKRNILKQKPEYQTQSGGCCS from the exons ATGGGATCATCATCGGGACAAGGTGGTGGGAGTAACTACGATCTGTCGTTTAAGATCTTGCTCATCGGAGATTCTGCCGTCGGCAAAAGCAGCCTTCTTCTCACTTTCATTTCCAATTCTGTTGATCAAGACATCTCTCCTACCATTG GTGTAGATTTTAAAATCAAACAGCTTATGGTTGGTGGGAAAAAGTTGAAGCTAACAATTTGGGACACAG CTGGACAAGAGAGGTTCAGGACATTGACAAGCTCCTACTATAGAGGTGCCCAGGGAATAATTCTTG TTTATGATGTTACAAGGAGAGACACCTTTACTAACTTATCAGATGTATGGGCAAAAGAAGTGGACCTCTACTCCACAAATCAGAATTGTGTCAAGATGCTTGTCGGAAACAAAGTGGATATA GAATCAGAAAGGGTTGTAAGTAGGGAAGAAGGGATTGCTCTGGCAAAAGAACATGGATGCTTATTTCTTGAATGTAGTGCTAGAACTCGAGAAAACGTGGAGCAATGCTTTGAAGAGCTTGCACTAAAG ATAATGGAGGTTCCAAGCCTTTCAGAAGAAGGGTCAAGTGTAGTTAAGAGAAACATACTAAAACAGAAGCCAGAATACCAGACACAAAGCGGTGGTTGTTGCTCTTAA
- the LOC108224432 gene encoding alpha carbonic anhydrase 7-like, protein MKSFFIIGSILLLILHAPTTKAQAAEEADSPLCNEGTMQSPVDLTNVTVETVPDSEQVFTFYQPSNTTLLNRGHDIAVEWTGDAGSIEINGINYRLQQLHWHVPSEHTIDGKRYDLERHAVHVNLDTNETAVIGALYQIGEQDPFLSQLMTNLTYMVETSTNETDPGVIDPSDITSTDGFYRYIGSLTTPPCTEDIVWTVQSKIRSVSQQQVDLLLEAVHGNENARPLQPINGRDIYLYVPSKDTAWSIIFSPKRIDWNIIFSPLQYLQQKFFSE, encoded by the exons ATGAAGTCCTTTTTCATCATCGGGAGCATTTTGCTTCTCATTCTGCATGCACCCACGACAAAAGCTCAAGCAGCCG AAGAAGCAGATTCGCCGTTATGCAATGAAGGTACGATGCAATCTCCTGTCGATTTGACGAACGTGACGGTGGAAACTGTACCGGACTCCGAGCAAGTGTTCACGTTTTACCAGCCTTCCAACACAACTCTGCTAAACAGAGGGCACGACATAGCC GTTGAATGGACGGGTGATGCGGGATCAATCGAGATCAACGGTATCAACTACCGACTCCAACAACTTCACTGGCATGTACCTTCCGAGCACACCATCGATGGCAAGAG ATACGATTTGGAACGCCATGCAGTTCATGTAAATTTGGACACCAACGAGACAGCTGTAATCGGCGCACTCTACCAAATAGGCGAACAAGATCCATTTTTGTCCCAG CTCATGACAAACTTGACCTATATGGTAGAAACAAGCACAAACGAAACAGACCCCGGCGTAATCGATCCCAGTGATATTACAAGCACTGATGGTTTTTATAGATACATTGGCTCCCTCACCACTCCCCCTTGTACCGAAGACATCGTTTGGACCGTCCAGAGCAAA ATAAGGAGTGTTTCACAGCAACAAGTTGACCTGCTTCTAGAGGCTGTTCATGGG AATGAAAATGCCAGGCCATTGCAACCAATAAATGGACGTGACATCTACCTCTATGTTCCTTCCAAAGACACGGCCTGGAGTATTATTTTCTCTCCCAAAAGGATCGACTGGAACATCATTTTCTCTCCCCTGCAGTATCTACAACAGaaattcttttctgaataa
- the LOC108224756 gene encoding bifunctional dethiobiotin synthetase/7,8-diamino-pelargonic acid aminotransferase, mitochondrial-like isoform X3 yields the protein MSDNLMAWYDESYSVFGSLKEVMLSSYSERMQRLHDMPKKAVEFFWWLFTPHKLVPEEIVIITDCRCDENFSVHKGKYQDVMIQQFDACASWWTQGPDAALQIEMARDMAYTAARFGHLMFPTNVCEPILKCASSFLKVSEKFAGVILGIAFLQFLRGRMSFLTSRGQMITLLCSCWLFLGICWQCWRIECVFMCTGSENVERLLHRKENLA from the exons ATGTCAGACAACCTAATGGCATGGTATGACGAATCCTACAGCGTTTTTGGTTCCCTAAAGGAAGTAATGCTGTCGTCGTATTCTGAAAGAATGCAGAGATTACATGATATGCCAAAGAAAGCAGTTGAATTTTTTTGGTGGCTATTCACTCCGCACAAACTTGTACCTGAAGAGATTGTAATAATAACAGATTGTCGTTGTGATGAGAACTTTTCAGTTCACAAG GGTAAATATCAAGATGTTATGATACAACAATTTGATGCTTGTGCAAGTTGGTGGACGCAAGGACCCGATGCTGCCTTACAG ATTGAGATGGCAAGAGATATGGCTTATACCGCTGCAAGATTTGGGCATTTAATGTTTCCTACGAATGTATGCGAGCCTATTCTGAAATGTGCAAGCTCTTTCTTGAAGGTGTCGGAGAAG TTTGCAGGAGTGATCCTGGGCATTGCTTTTCTGCAGTTTCTTCGTGGTCGAATGAGTTTTTTGACAAGTCGAGGTCAGATGATTACCCTTTTGTGTTCATGCTGGCTGTTTCTGGGTATTTGTTGGCAATGTTGGCGGATTGAGTGTGTGTTTATGTGTACAGGCAGCGAAAATGTAGAGAGACTG TTGCACAGGAAAGAAAATCTAGCATAA
- the LOC108224433 gene encoding alpha carbonic anhydrase 7-like, giving the protein MKIKCSITLFPSLLLLFFYVTSLVIAQELEHEEEFEYKDHSPKAPKLWGELKKEWEACKALGNHTQSPIDISYEYVEVIPKSEDVITEYKSAEAEIRNRGHDIAVYWTVDPGPGFIKIDGIDYGLKLCHWHSPSEHAINGQRYDMELHMVHMTKDHKIAVVAQLYKIGKPDSFLSKLSKEMQVLQDKHGNTTVGKLDPKEIDLAGKNYYRYMGSLTTPPCTEGVTWIVNRGYCTVSQDQVKLLRHAVHDFADENARPLQALNGRKIQLYHQEAKGRNIS; this is encoded by the exons ATGAAGATTAAGTGTAGCATCACCCTGTTTCCGAGTCTTCTGCTCCTTTTCTTTTATGTAACATCATTAGTCATAGCCCAAGAATTAG AACACGAGGAAGAGTTTGAATACAAAGATCACAGCCCCAAAGCACCGAAATTATGGGGAGAGTTGAAGAAGGAATGGGAGGCGTGCAAAGCTTTAGGAAATCACACGCAGTCTCCAATTGATATTTCTTATGAATATGTTGAGGTTATTCCAAAGTCTGAGGACGTGATTACAGAATACAAGTCTGCTGAGGCCGAGATTAGGAATAGAGGCCATGATATCGCT GTATATTGGACAGTAGATCCTGGACCGGGATTCATAAAGATAGATGGGATCGATTATGGTCTAAAGCTATGTCATTGGCACTCACCTTCTGAGCACGCCATCAACGGCCAGAG GTATGATATGGAGCTGCATATGGTTCACATGACCAAGGATCACAAAATTGCTGTTGTTGCGCAGTTGTACAAGATCGGCAAACCAGATTCCTTTCTGTCTAAG TTGAGCAAAGAAATGCAGGTCCTGCAAGACAAGCACGGTAACACGACTGTGGGGAAACTGGATCCGAAGGAGATAGACCTGGCGGGGAAAAATTACTACAGATATATGGGCTCACTAACCACTCCTCCCTGCACTGAAGGTGTTACTTGGATAGTCAATCGAGGG TACTGTACAGTTTCACAAGATCAAGTGAAGCTATTGCGACATGCAGTTCATGAT TTTGCAGATGAGAACGCAAGGCCACTGCAAGCACTTAATGGTCGCAAGATACAGCTCTACCATCAGGAGGCCAAAGGCAGGAATATAAGCTAG
- the LOC108224324 gene encoding ras-related protein RABE1a, whose translation MAAPPVRARADYDLLVKLLLIGDSGVGKSCLLLRFSDDSFTTSFITTIGIDFKIRTIELDGKRIKLQIWDTAGQERFRTITTAYYRGAMGILLVYDVTDESSFNNIRNWIRNIEQHASDNVNKILIGNKADMDESKRAVPTSRGQALADEYGIKFFETSAKTNLNVEQVFFSIARDIKQRLAESETKAEPQTIKINKPDPGKDQTAATQKSACCGT comes from the exons ATGGCAGCTCCTCCGGTGAGAGCTCGGGCAGATTACGACTTGCTCGTCAAGCTTCTACTCATCGGCGATAGTG GTGTCGGAAAGAGTTGCCTGTTACTCCGTTTCTCTGATGATTCATTCACAACAAGTTTTATCACCACAATTGG aattgattttaaaattcggACTATTGAGCTTGATGGAAAGCGCATCAAACTACAAATATGGGACACTGCTGGTCAAGAACGATTTCGGACGATCACAACTG CTTATTATAGGGGTGCAATGGGCATACTCTTGGTTTATGATGTCACCGATGAGTCGTCCTTTAACA ACATCAGGAACTGGATTCGGAATATAGAGCAGCATGCCTCTGATAATGTGAACAAGATACTGATTGGCAATAAAGCTGACATGGACGAGAGCAAAAGG GCTGTGCCGACATCTCGTGGACAGGCACTAGCTGATGAATATGGAATCAAATTTTTTGAGACA AGTGCAAAGACAAATTTGAATGTGGAGCAAGTTTTCTTTTCCATTGCTAGAGACATAAAGCAAAGATTAGCAGAGAGCGAGACCAAAGCAGAG CCTCAAACCATCAAAATCAATAAACCTGATCCAGGCAAGGATCAGACTGCAGCCACCCAAAAATCAGCATGTTGTGGTACTTAA
- the LOC108224756 gene encoding bifunctional dethiobiotin synthetase/7,8-diamino-pelargonic acid aminotransferase, mitochondrial-like isoform X1, which yields MTCHCYLICETGSDDSHFLSLSRVPVLVLSSIPADMSDNLMAWYDESYSVFGSLKEVMLSSYSERMQRLHDMPKKAVEFFWWLFTPHKLVPEEIVIITDCRCDENFSVHKGKYQDVMIQQFDACASWWTQGPDAALQIEMARDMAYTAARFGHLMFPTNVCEPILKCASSFLKVSEKFAGVILGIAFLQFLRGRMSFLTSRGQMITLLCSCWLFLGICWQCWRIECVFMCTGSENVERLLHRKENLA from the exons ATGACGTGCCACTGTTATCTTATCTGCGAAACAG GATCTGATGATAGTCATTTTTTGTCACTTTCAAGGGTCCCTGTTCTTGTCCTTTCATCAATTCCAGCAGATATGTCAGACAACCTAATGGCATGGTATGACGAATCCTACAGCGTTTTTGGTTCCCTAAAGGAAGTAATGCTGTCGTCGTATTCTGAAAGAATGCAGAGATTACATGATATGCCAAAGAAAGCAGTTGAATTTTTTTGGTGGCTATTCACTCCGCACAAACTTGTACCTGAAGAGATTGTAATAATAACAGATTGTCGTTGTGATGAGAACTTTTCAGTTCACAAG GGTAAATATCAAGATGTTATGATACAACAATTTGATGCTTGTGCAAGTTGGTGGACGCAAGGACCCGATGCTGCCTTACAG ATTGAGATGGCAAGAGATATGGCTTATACCGCTGCAAGATTTGGGCATTTAATGTTTCCTACGAATGTATGCGAGCCTATTCTGAAATGTGCAAGCTCTTTCTTGAAGGTGTCGGAGAAG TTTGCAGGAGTGATCCTGGGCATTGCTTTTCTGCAGTTTCTTCGTGGTCGAATGAGTTTTTTGACAAGTCGAGGTCAGATGATTACCCTTTTGTGTTCATGCTGGCTGTTTCTGGGTATTTGTTGGCAATGTTGGCGGATTGAGTGTGTGTTTATGTGTACAGGCAGCGAAAATGTAGAGAGACTG TTGCACAGGAAAGAAAATCTAGCATAA
- the LOC108224756 gene encoding bifunctional dethiobiotin synthetase/7,8-diamino-pelargonic acid aminotransferase, mitochondrial-like isoform X2, translated as MTCHCYLICETGSDDSHFLSLSRVPVLVLSSIPADMSDNLMAWYDESYSVFGSLKEVMLSSYSERMQRLHDMPKKAVEFFWWLFTPHKLVPEEIVIITDCRCDENFSVHKGKYQDVMIQQFDACASWWTQGPDAALQIEMARDMAYTAARFGHLMFPTNVCEPILKCASSFLKVSEKFAGVILGIAFLQFLRGRMSFLTSRGSENVERLLHRKENLA; from the exons ATGACGTGCCACTGTTATCTTATCTGCGAAACAG GATCTGATGATAGTCATTTTTTGTCACTTTCAAGGGTCCCTGTTCTTGTCCTTTCATCAATTCCAGCAGATATGTCAGACAACCTAATGGCATGGTATGACGAATCCTACAGCGTTTTTGGTTCCCTAAAGGAAGTAATGCTGTCGTCGTATTCTGAAAGAATGCAGAGATTACATGATATGCCAAAGAAAGCAGTTGAATTTTTTTGGTGGCTATTCACTCCGCACAAACTTGTACCTGAAGAGATTGTAATAATAACAGATTGTCGTTGTGATGAGAACTTTTCAGTTCACAAG GGTAAATATCAAGATGTTATGATACAACAATTTGATGCTTGTGCAAGTTGGTGGACGCAAGGACCCGATGCTGCCTTACAG ATTGAGATGGCAAGAGATATGGCTTATACCGCTGCAAGATTTGGGCATTTAATGTTTCCTACGAATGTATGCGAGCCTATTCTGAAATGTGCAAGCTCTTTCTTGAAGGTGTCGGAGAAG TTTGCAGGAGTGATCCTGGGCATTGCTTTTCTGCAGTTTCTTCGTGGTCGAATGAGTTTTTTGACAAGTCGAG GCAGCGAAAATGTAGAGAGACTG TTGCACAGGAAAGAAAATCTAGCATAA